CCGAGGACTCGAGGCCGAGCTGGCCCTGGGCGGCCACCTTGATGAGGGGGGCCCCCAGCTCCGCCTGGGACTTGCCCTTCATCTCCAGCTTCACTCCCTCGAGCTTCAGCGCGCCGCCCGTGGCGGCGACCTGGCCCTCCATTCCCTCGAGAGCGAGCTTCTGGGTGGCCTTCACCTCGAGGTTGGCACCGGAGGAGAGGACCGCGTCCTTGGTGGACTTCTGGGTCAACTTCGCGCTGGAGGTGAACGTCATGTCCTCCGTGCTCTCGAGCTGCAGGGTCTTCTCACTCGTCCACGCCGATTCCTTCTTGGATTGGAGGGTGATGGTGTCGGACTCCACGGTGAAGGCCTTGCAGGTGATGGTAACGCTGTCCGGCTTCTGGACGATGGTGCTCGTGTCGGAGTCGCTCTTCACCTCCAGGGTGATGGCCTTGCCATCCAGCGTCACCGTCTGGGTGAGCTTCCCATCGGGATCCTCGACCGTGACGATCAGGCCCTTCTCCTTGTCCAGATCGATGGTGCAGATGAGCTTCGCCATGACGTTGTGCTCCTAGCTCTTCTCTTCCTTGACCTGGATGCGCAGCGCGCCCTCGCGCAGGCGGATCACCCCGGTGTCCTTCTCGTTCGTGCGTTGCAACAGGAGCACGGGCTTGTCGTCCTCGTAGGACTGCTGGAGGGTGGCGCCGTTGGTGGGCGTCTTGCCCATCAGCAGCTGTACGCCCTGGCTCTCCTGGGGCAGCCGCGCACCGGCCCGCCAGTCCAGGAAGCGCTTGACCCAGGCGTTCTGGAAGTCGAGCGCCACCAGCACCCGCTCGTTCTTGTAGGCGGGGAAGTAGAAGTGGCCCGGCATCAGGTTGGGATTGAAGGGCGCGTGCACCACCTGGTCGTCCCAGATGGGGAGCTTGACGTGGTAGCACTCCAGGGAGGTCTTCTCCTCGCTGTAGACCTGCCATGTCTCATGCTTGTCCTCTCCCACCTCGCTCACCAGCACGCCCTCCACATGGCGCGGGTAGCGCGGCGGGGTGTAGGCGGGCAGGTCGATCCAGGCCTCGTCCTTGCGCTCCAGCCGCGTGCTCATCTGGAAGTGGAAGCCGGCGTACGGCGCCTCGCGCTCTGTGTCGGGGTTGGACTCGATGGCTTGCCCACGGAGGAGCAGGGTGCGGACACGGAAGGTGTCCTGGGCGGCCACGCTGGCCGGGTTCCAGCCCTTGCCGGGGGGCAGCTTTACCAGGGACCCCGGGGAGAAGGCCGTGGCCGGCATGCGCCGCCACTCCAACTCCAGCTCCATGCCTCTCGCCTGGAGCCGCGCCTTCTCCAGATCCACCCGCGCCTGCACCACATCCGCCAGCGGGGTGCACATCAGGACGTCCTGGCGCAGGCCCGCCACCGCCTGATCGTGGGTCAGCTCCTCCTTCTTGGAGCCCTCCGCCACGGCATTGAAGACGGTGGCTCCATGGCGGAGGACCTCGGGCAGGAGCACCTCCAGCGAGGCCACCTCTCCGGGCTCCAGCTCCAACGGCTCGCCCGCGTCCGCCTTCGCTCCGAGCAGGGAGTAGCTGCCCTTCTCCGCGTCGTACGCCAGCACGCCCTGGTGGCGGTCCAGGTACCACAGCAACAGGTCATAGAAGCTCGCCCCCGCCTCCCGCTCCAGCCCGAGGAAGAGCAGCGGGTGGGAGACGCCCAGCACGGCGTCCCAGTCGTAGCTCAGCTGGATTTTCTCCCCCTTGTGCTCCTCGAGGACGTCCTTGAAGGTCTTCTCCGTGTAGAGCGCGCAGGGGTGGTGCTGGCGCCACAGCAGTCGGGCCGCGTCGACGAAGCGCACGGTGTAGCGACGGTGCAGGAGGGGAGCCTTCGGGGCCGAAGAGCCCGGCAGCTCCACGAGCGTCTTGGAGGACACCAGTCCCTTGAGCTTCAGGGGCGTGGGCTTCTGCTTGGGTCTGGCGTCCGTCTGGATGGCGCTCACCTCGAGCGACACCTCACCAAGGTCCGGCTTGAGGAAGTCCGGCAGCAGGGTGTCCTTCTGCTTGCCGCCCAGGTCCTTGTTGTCGGTGAGGATGAACTCCACCCGCCCTTCCAGGCCCCAGCCGTGCATCTCCAGGGCGAAGGCTTGGATGTTGCCGGGGGGAATGACGTGCTCCTTGCCTCCCGCGGTGAGGGTCAGCGAGACGGCCAGCCTGTCCTCGAAAGTGCCTTGCATGTCAGTCCTTCCTTTCGAGCCGCACCCGGCTGCTCACGGTGTCGAAGATGAGGCGCAGCCGGAGGGCTTCCCCGCCCAGCAGGCCCGTCACATCGAAGTGCAGACACAACGCTCCATCCTGGCCCCTCAGCGTCACCGCCACGTCGCGCAGCCGCGGCTCGTACTGCGTCACCTGGCGCTGCAACTCCTCCGTGAGGAAAGGGACCAGCTCCTTGCCGCCCCGGTCCCCGGTGTAGTCCCCGAGGCCGAAGCCCTGCTGGAAGTAGCCGTAGCCCTCTCGGGTGTTGAGCACGGCCTCGAGGTTGCGCACCACGGGGCCCAGGGCATCCCGAGCGGTGGGACCACGGCTGGAGAACCTGTCGAGAAAGGGGCGGCGCGCCATGTCACGTCCTCCGCCAGAAGAGGAAGAGCTGGGCACCCTCCAGCGGCGGGGTGACGGGGAGGGCCACGCCGTCCTCGCGCAGGGCCGCCTGCCACTCGTCGCCCTCGGTGGTGAGCTGGTACCAGTCGATGTCCGAGTCGAAGGAGTGGGGGAACGAAGGGTAGGGGACGTGGCGGAAGGTCAGCCCCTTGAGAGCCATGCGCCGCACCGTCGGCAGGCGCAGCGGGCTGGCGAGCTTCACGCCATCCAGGGAGCGGGGCTTGTCGCGCTCGTGGCGCCGCACCAGCAGGTAGAAGTCATTGGGCATGGGCTCCTCCTGGGGGAGGGGCGAGAGCACGAAGCGTCCCTCGCGGCACTCGAAGGGCCGGTACGAGCGCTTGTTCGCGCTCGTCGGGCGGAGGCCCCGGTCGAGCAGCTCCATCCACCGCCACAGTCCCGGGCCGGGCTGGTCGTGCTCGTAGGCGGGCAGCTCCTCTTCCGGCTCGCACTCCAGGTAGCAGCACAGCTCGAGGTACAGCCGGCGGAGGACCTCGAAGAGCTGGTACGTGGGTGGGTGCAGGCCATGGCGCATGTCCGCGCGCAGGCCCTGGACACGGCGCACCTCGCACAGGGCGCGCCGGGCATTGGAGAGCCGGTCGCCTCGCACGAAGGTGTCGCGGATGGCGGTGCGCAGCTGCCCGCGTGCCTGATCCAACATTTCATCCAGGCGGGTGAGCAGCCCATCGAGGAACGGATGGGGGCTCGCCCGCAGCAGCGGGGGAAGCTGCTCCCGCGAGAGCGACCATCTGCCGTGCTCGTCCTTGGTGAGCTCGGCGAGCGCCAGGGTGCTGATCGCCCCATCGAGGGCCTGCTCCATGGAGAGTTGCAGGATGTGCAGCGAGCGGTGGAGCGCCGGGGGGTCCTTCTCGTACAGGGGGATGCCCTCGGCGCCGCGCGTCTCGTGCATCAGGTGCAGGTACAGGGTGAGCCGCGAGCGGCCCGTCTCGTCCAACGAGACGGGCGCCACGGTGGCGTTGCCGGGCACCTGCACCAGGTGGCCGCCCGGCATGATGGCCGTCAACGAGCTGAGGGCGAAGGTGCCCTCGGCCAGTTGCGCCCGGTTGAGCTCGAGCGCACCAATGCCAGACAAGGGCAGGCCCGTGAGCTCGGCCGTGAGCAGGGTTTCGGCGAGGAGGACCTCGTCCTGGGCCCGGAAGTGCTCGGGCAGGAGCATCTGCCCCGCCTGCCAGCGGACGCGTGCGATCTTGTGGGGATTCATGGTGTGCTCGGACTCGGAGGGTGGGGGACCAGGTTTCGAGGGGACCTACCCCTTGAAGCCCCACTTCTTCTCGACCTTCATCTGCGGCGCGCTGGCCAGGGTCAGCTGCTGTTCCTGGGGCTGCGGCTTGATGCCGATCTGGAAGGTGAAGTTCTGCGGCGAGGCCACCTCGTCGTCCGGGTCGTCCGCGACCATCAGCTTCAGTTCGTCCCCGCTCTTCTCCACCAGGCCCATCAGCGCCTTGCTGGGGAAGTTGGACTTGAAGTACTTCTTCTCCAGCGGGTCGTACTGGTAGATGGTGTAGTTGAACTCCACCTCGATGCTGGTCATGTCGCTCAGCACCAGCATGGCGAGGAGCTGCCGGTTGGCGGTGGAGATCTGGCCGGAGAAGTACATGGAATCCGTCGCGCCCGTATCCCACAGGTAGTGATTGAGCACCGCCACGGCCTTGAGATCCTCCGTGGGCTTCTCCGGGTTCTTGATGGTCTCCAGGTCGGCCTTGATCTCCTTGCCGGCGATCTTCATGGTCAGAATGACGCCGACGTTGCTCTGCTTGTCCTTCTTGAAGTTGAATCCCTGGTACACGTCGAGGCTGCGGCTGAACTTGGGCATGGTGCTTTCTCGCGAGTATGTTGGTGATGGAAGACGGAGGGACTAGCCGAGCCGCGACTCGAGCTGGAGCTCGACGTTGAGGCCCTCGAACTGGATGTGGGGGAGGACGGAGACCTTGCAGTCGTACCAGCCGATCTCTCCCGAGCGCTTCACCACCTGGACCTGGGCGGCCTTGAAGGGGAAGCGGCGCAGCGTGAGGTCATCCGGGTTGGTCACTGCGGTGACGTAGTCCATCAGCCAGGTGCTGATCTGCTGGTGGATGTAGACCTCGTCGGCCGAACTGCCGATGTTGTCGCGCATGATGCTCTTCACGTAGTGCGCGAGCCGGGTGATGGAGAACGTGTAGGCCAGGTTGGTGACGAGCTGCGCGTTCTCCGAGTCCTTCGGGTCCTTGTAGCGCTTGGCGCGCTTGATGGAGGGGGTGCTGAAGAACGTCGCCTCCGCCTCGTTCTTCCGGTACACCAGCGGCATGAATCCGTGGCGGACGAACTCGTACTCCCGGAAGTCCGGGATGCACATCTCCACCGGCATCTGCATTTCCTGCTGACCGCGCAGGGTGAAGGTGTCCACCGGCAGGCCCTGGATGCGCCCGCCGCCCTTGGGGCCGCGGATGGACTGGCACCAGCCGGACAGCTCGAAGGCGCTCGCCAGGTTGCGTCCGAAGAGGATGGCGGCGTTGCCCCAGAGGTACTTCTTCGAGTCGCCGTGGGCCTCCTCGGTGAAGTTGAGCACCTCGCACGGGTTGGTGACCGGGTTGTACGGCAGCCGCACCACGTAGCGCGGCAGCGCCAGGCTGACGTAGGCCCCCGACTCGCTCTCGCGCAGCTCCGCCCACTTGCCGTAGCGCGGGTGGTTGAGCACGCCGTCCAGGCTCTTGAGCGACTCGAGCTGCTCGACGCTCTCGCAGTCGAAGAACTTGTAGCTGGCCGAGGCCACGAAGGGGCAGTGCGCGGCGTTGGCCACCCAGCTCATGCGCTCCAGCCACAGCAGGTCCGGCCGCGACGCCGTGAACTCATACAGTCCGAGCATCACGCCGAACGGCCGCCCGCCGTACTGGTCGTACTCGCGGGTGTAGACCTTGTTGAAGAGCGCGCTGGAGAAGATGCTGCTCGCGTTCTTCTCGAAGTCCTGGGCCAGCTCCTGCTTGGACACGTCCAGCAGGTCGATGGTGATGTTGGCCTGGAAGTTGGTGTGGTTGACTAGGTCCTCCACGCCGCGCCACGTGGCCTCCGCCTTCTGGAAGGTCTCGTGGTGGAGGATTTCATTCACCTGGGCCTCGATGATCTCATCCAGGCGGGCCACGGCGTTCATCACCTGGCCCTTGTCGAAGCGCGGCCGGTTGTCCTCGTCCTTGAGCGGCTTCACGTTGTGGAGCAGCGCCGCCAGCGCGGACAGGAAACGGCTGTCGGTGGAGATCTCGCTCTCCTGGAGTGAGGTGGGGATCAGGCCCGAGCCGATCATGGGCTCGGCGGACGCCGGAGGGGCGCCCAGGCCCCGGCTCTTGAAGATGTCCTGCAGGTAGTTTCTCTCAGCCATGGGAGGGTTCCTTGTGGGTAGGGGTGACTGGGGTTGGGGGTGGGATCAGGCGTCCGCCGTGCCGCCAGCAGGCAGGCGCAGGTTCTCGAAGCCCTTGAGCGAGTCGCTCTCCAGCAGCTTCTCGATGTCCTCGGGGTTGGCGTACAGCTCGGAGAGCGTGCGCCAGAGGTCCTTGCGGTTGTCGATGTCCGCCTGCATCTCCAGCAGCAGCTTGCGGAGCACGAGCAGGGCCTTGAGCTTGGGCACGTGCTGGACGAACTCGTCGGGGTGGAAGGACTTCATCTTCTCGAGGGGCAGCGTCACGTTGAGCGAGCCCTGGCCGTCCGCGGCGGTCTTGTCCGGCACCTGGAACTCGATGGACATGTTCATGTCCTTCATCAGGTCGTCCAGGCCGCCGGGCTTGACGGAGCGCAGCTTGCGCTCGTCCAGGTCCACCTTCCGGTCCTTCGCCGAGCCAAAGGAGAGATCGGCGAGGACGAGCATGCGGAAGGGCAGGTCGACCTCCTCCTCCTGCCCATTGATGGTGGTGCGGTAGGTGAGGGTGATGCGCGAGGTGGGAAGTTTGTCTTGGATGGGCAAGGTGCTACTCCTTCTGACTGCGGTGGCCGGGAGCTTGTGGCCCCAGGGTGATGCGTAATCTGGTGGAAACGGTTCGACTGGGCTGTGACGAGATTCATGGGAGGGAGGTGAAGTCCGTCACAGTGGCTCGAGCTGAATGCTAGGTGATGCGACGGTGTATGAGGCGGAGCATGCCCGCGTGCCGTGCTCCAAGGATCTCGCGAGGCTTCCCACGTCCAAGGAACAGTCGGCCAGGGGGACTTCGGCTCCTGCTTGTCGAGCGTCTTGCTTCTCAAATTCGGTTCTGGGCGATCTCGAACCTCGACTCCTCCATCTCCTTCATGGCGTCGCCCTTCGCAACCAGGACATAACACACCTTGCCGCCACAACCCGCGTGTTCCGGATGGCTTCTCTTCAGCGAATCGTAGATGTTTTGCTCAACGGCCAGTTGCGCTCGGTCGACCTCCTTGGTGAAGGAAAGCGTGACCAGCGCATGCTGGTGCAACTCCAACACCACCCGAAGCAACTTCATCATCTTGTCCCAGGAGACGGTGAGTATGGCCAGATCGCGTGCGTACTGGTA
This is a stretch of genomic DNA from Archangium violaceum. It encodes these proteins:
- a CDS encoding GPW/gp25 family protein; its protein translation is MARRPFLDRFSSRGPTARDALGPVVRNLEAVLNTREGYGYFQQGFGLGDYTGDRGGKELVPFLTEELQRQVTQYEPRLRDVAVTLRGQDGALCLHFDVTGLLGGEALRLRLIFDTVSSRVRLERKD
- the tssC gene encoding type VI secretion system contractile sheath large subunit, whose translation is MAERNYLQDIFKSRGLGAPPASAEPMIGSGLIPTSLQESEISTDSRFLSALAALLHNVKPLKDEDNRPRFDKGQVMNAVARLDEIIEAQVNEILHHETFQKAEATWRGVEDLVNHTNFQANITIDLLDVSKQELAQDFEKNASSIFSSALFNKVYTREYDQYGGRPFGVMLGLYEFTASRPDLLWLERMSWVANAAHCPFVASASYKFFDCESVEQLESLKSLDGVLNHPRYGKWAELRESESGAYVSLALPRYVVRLPYNPVTNPCEVLNFTEEAHGDSKKYLWGNAAILFGRNLASAFELSGWCQSIRGPKGGGRIQGLPVDTFTLRGQQEMQMPVEMCIPDFREYEFVRHGFMPLVYRKNEAEATFFSTPSIKRAKRYKDPKDSENAQLVTNLAYTFSITRLAHYVKSIMRDNIGSSADEVYIHQQISTWLMDYVTAVTNPDDLTLRRFPFKAAQVQVVKRSGEIGWYDCKVSVLPHIQFEGLNVELQLESRLG
- the tssK gene encoding type VI secretion system baseplate subunit TssK codes for the protein MNPHKIARVRWQAGQMLLPEHFRAQDEVLLAETLLTAELTGLPLSGIGALELNRAQLAEGTFALSSLTAIMPGGHLVQVPGNATVAPVSLDETGRSRLTLYLHLMHETRGAEGIPLYEKDPPALHRSLHILQLSMEQALDGAISTLALAELTKDEHGRWSLSREQLPPLLRASPHPFLDGLLTRLDEMLDQARGQLRTAIRDTFVRGDRLSNARRALCEVRRVQGLRADMRHGLHPPTYQLFEVLRRLYLELCCYLECEPEEELPAYEHDQPGPGLWRWMELLDRGLRPTSANKRSYRPFECREGRFVLSPLPQEEPMPNDFYLLVRRHERDKPRSLDGVKLASPLRLPTVRRMALKGLTFRHVPYPSFPHSFDSDIDWYQLTTEGDEWQAALREDGVALPVTPPLEGAQLFLFWRRT
- the tssB gene encoding type VI secretion system contractile sheath small subunit, producing MPIQDKLPTSRITLTYRTTINGQEEEVDLPFRMLVLADLSFGSAKDRKVDLDERKLRSVKPGGLDDLMKDMNMSIEFQVPDKTAADGQGSLNVTLPLEKMKSFHPDEFVQHVPKLKALLVLRKLLLEMQADIDNRKDLWRTLSELYANPEDIEKLLESDSLKGFENLRLPAGGTADA